GCCCGCCAGGCCCTAGACAGGCAGCGCCTGGGACAACTGATCGACCTGGTCGCCAACATCCGCGTGGGCGACGCCGACGCCCGGGCCAAGGACGTGCTCGGCCGCGTTTACGAGTACTTCCTGGGCCAGTTCGCCAGCGCCGAGGGCAAGAAGGGCGGCGAGTTCTACACACCCCGCTGCGTCGTGCGCCTGCTGGTCGAGATGCTCGAGCCCTTCCGGGGCCGCGTCCACGACGTCATCGGGCTGCGCGTCGTCGAGGCCGTCGATCGCGGGGGGCAATTCCAACCCTGCATTCCGTAGCAGTTCCAATCGCATCATCAGACCGTTCCAAGAGTTCTTCCTATGTGGCAGCGGGGTCCCCTGGTTCAGAGCGCAGAAGGAGACCTCTGGGTGGACTCCCACGATTCGCCGGTCTGAAGCCAGGCGGTCCACCTCGAACGTAGGTGCTTCCAGTGCCGGCCGGGGCGGCACGAAGAACACGCTGTTTCGTCGGGGGCCGAGGATGCGGCGGGCCTCCTCGTCAGCGCGCCGGCGCCCTCGCGGCAGCAGTCCAATAGGGATGTCGACGGCAATGACGGCAGCCGTGGGGAATCCCCACAGTACGCCTTGGAACCCAGAGAAGAAGCGCGCTTCCGCGTACCTGTCACCGGCCAGACGCACCGCCATCCAGCCACCCGGGTGCCGTCTACACCTACGACCTCGACCGCCATCGTCTCACGTTGACGGCTTCACTTCTGTCCCGTACCCTGTCTGACCCTCCGCCACAGCCAGGCGGAGACCGGGCGCCGCTTCAGCGGCGCCGATAGCCTCCACGAGCAGCTGTGCG
Above is a genomic segment from Armatimonadota bacterium containing:
- a CDS encoding DUF429 domain-containing protein yields the protein MAVRLAGDRYAEARFFSGFQGVLWGFPTAAVIAVDIPIGLLPRGRRRADEEARRILGPRRNSVFFVPPRPALEAPTFEVDRLASDRRIVGVHPEVSFCALNQGTPLPHRKNSWNGLMMRLELLRNAGLELPPAIDGLDDAQPDDVVDAAPEGLEHLDQQAHDAAGCVELAALLALGAGELAQEVLVNAAEHVLGPGVGVAHADVGDQVDQLSQALPV